A segment of the bacterium genome:
GGTCGCTCGGCGGCGAGGGCGAACTCCGCGAGGGTGCGCCCGATGCTCTCGAAGCTGGCGCACGCGACGCGCGACGCCGATGCGGCGTCGTGCCCGAGGCCAAGCCGGATGTTGGCGGCCGCGAGGCGGCGGTGGCGCCGGTCGAGGGCGTGCCAGATCCTGCCGAGGCGCGCCCCGCGCTCGATGGCCTCGTCGAGGGGGCGTGCCGCGAAGGAACGGAGGAGGCGGCGGACGACGGCATGCTCGAGCCGGTGTTTCAGCCGCCGCGCGCCGCGAGAGTCTTCAGCGATTCCCATAGCTGCTCGCAGCCTGTCATCATAACAAGTTTAACCTCCGCGCGGTAGAGCGGCACGGCGCCGGGCCAGCGCGCGATGCGCACCGCGTCCTTCGCCGTCGTCGCCACGGCCGCCGCCCCCGCCGCCGCCGCCGCGGCCGCCAGCGCCTCAAGTTCCACGGGCCGGTACGGGTGGTGGTCGCCGAAGACCTCCCATCCGAGCAGCCGCACCCCCTGCCCCTCGAGCGTCCGGCGGAACGAAGCCGGGTTCGCGACCCCGCAGAAGGCGTAGACGCCGGTGCCGGGAGGAAGTTCCGCGGCATCCCCCCGCGCGTCGCACCACCCGCCGAAATCCAGGTCGGCATCGGCAAGCAGCGCGCG
Coding sequences within it:
- a CDS encoding tetraacyldisaccharide 4'-kinase, which produces RALLADADLDFGGWCDARGDAAELPPGTGVYAFCGVANPASFRRTLEGQGVRLLGWEVFGDHHPYRPVELEALAAAAAAAGAAAVATTAKDAVRIARWPGAVPLYRAEVKLVMMTGCEQLWESLKTLAARGG